Proteins encoded by one window of Chondromyces crocatus:
- a CDS encoding SDR family oxidoreductase, whose translation MKQEASKTDPKDLEKKPPFPPQEQDRPGVETKMRPRPDHGEDDYKGLGRLKDRVALITGGDSGIGRAVALAFAREGADVVISYLSEHGDAEDAKRSVEQAGRKAVLIPGDLADEGHCKRLIEKTVEAFGRIDILVNNAAEQGKSVDRFEEIDAERVERTFRVNIMAMFHLVRHALPHMKEGSTVINVSSIQAYQPSAEILDYATTKGAIVTFSKGLAQSLIERGIRVNTVAPGPVWTPLVIQSFDAEKNAEFGKDSPMGRPAQPGELAPAFVFLASNESSYINGEVLGVTGGKPLG comes from the coding sequence CGGCGTGGAGACCAAGATGCGCCCGCGGCCGGACCACGGAGAAGACGACTACAAGGGGCTCGGCCGCCTCAAAGACCGTGTGGCGCTGATCACGGGCGGTGACAGCGGCATCGGTCGAGCGGTCGCGCTGGCGTTCGCCCGTGAGGGGGCCGATGTCGTCATCTCGTACCTGAGTGAGCACGGCGACGCCGAGGACGCGAAGCGCTCGGTCGAGCAGGCAGGGCGCAAGGCCGTGCTGATCCCTGGTGACCTCGCGGACGAGGGCCATTGCAAGCGGCTGATCGAGAAGACCGTCGAGGCGTTCGGTCGGATCGACATCCTCGTGAACAATGCTGCCGAGCAGGGCAAATCGGTGGACCGGTTCGAGGAGATCGACGCCGAGCGGGTGGAGCGCACCTTCCGCGTCAACATCATGGCGATGTTCCACCTCGTCCGGCATGCGCTCCCGCACATGAAGGAGGGGAGCACGGTCATCAACGTTTCCTCGATCCAGGCCTACCAGCCGAGCGCCGAGATCCTCGACTACGCGACCACGAAGGGCGCCATCGTCACCTTCAGCAAGGGGCTGGCGCAGTCGCTGATCGAGCGGGGCATCCGGGTCAACACCGTGGCCCCGGGGCCCGTCTGGACGCCGCTGGTGATCCAGTCGTTCGATGCCGAGAAGAATGCCGAGTTCGGCAAGGACTCGCCCATGGGGCGTCCGGCGCAGCCCGGAGAGCTGGCGCCTGCGTTCGTGTTCCTCGCCTCCAACGAGTCGAGCTACATCAACGGCGAGGTGCTCGGTGTGACCGGAGGCAAGCCGCTCGGCTGA